The Silene latifolia isolate original U9 population chromosome Y, ASM4854445v1, whole genome shotgun sequence sequence aacaactcaaatcaaatccccctcacatttgttactttcgacttaaataaaacaactattaattgcatcgcctctctgtggttcgaccctgactgccactatctatagtagtagtttggactataaatattatttttggtgcatacaatgacaggcatcaaattttggcgccgttccggggaggcaattgtttaaaatttttagttgtttctatttttagtctttctcttagtttaagggacatctgttccttaaactattctaatattctacttgtagtttcttcttatgcgcaggtcacagggtggtgaattactactgttcaatcctgagattgagaagagtttgcgtgagttgagacgatcatctagagtattgcagacagaggaagagctgagtactctgtctagttactatgagaatgagctgtttgaggaggatccaccttcgtcacctatttccacttcttcagctgagaccgtcacatctccagactagctaaagaagcgagtatagccagtcactctgagccgacagctgagaatctctacaagggattctcattaccagggacggatagaaaatttgagccgaaaccgtcctatattaacttggttgagagaaaccaatttgggggagctgcaaatgaagatgcagccaaacttatggagacattcattgactactgctgttacATCCCCCCAACAACCGGTGTAacccaggaccaggtaaaggagactatgttcatattctctcttcgtgatgctgcaagggagtggtaccgagacctgaATCGAGCAgctaacgggatcactgattggaattcgctggccttagcattctacaagaaatatttctctgcctcaaagaccaatgccattagagctcagatcacgagctttaaacagggtcctgatgagaattttcatgaggcgtgggtccgtttcaagaagctggtgcgaactattccatatcatgggttcgagaaatggaggctatgcaatcagttttataatgggctctatgacgatcagagggctatcctggatgcggcaacTAATGGTatattccaggagaatgttggagagactaaggggtgaaaaattattgatgatttggccacccataaagctgagtatggaaattccaggggaaatcaaaggagaagtgctgaatccccttctgtagctgcattagaggctcttacggcgagatttgataagtacgagttgggaggagcttcaaaaggagggatctatcatgtgactgctgtttcagacggtcctttcgtctgcaacaTATGTGGTgaagaaggacatgtttcagacaactgcagcatttcctatgagtcttgtgctgcttttcaacattataggcagacaaacacttattttgagccgaatgtccatccgaatttgaggtggagtagccaaaatgtcctaaatccgactccacctccacagcagaagcagcagcagcagaattatgtgccccctcataagcagcaacagccatatcaaaagccttcgtatgtccctcagcagcagcagcagtcccaaggctccgaatttgccgagttgaaaaatttgttgctgaaggagtctcaagctagagaggccgggatgaagatgttagagagccaaattgctcaattggctagcaagagtgcaactcgagctccagggcatttaccgtcgcagacggatcaaaaggagacccttagtgctattactttgaggagtgggtacACCTTTGAGGGgaccgctatggtcgaggatgtcactgaaaaagatgaggcggaaccaagtaagaagaaggctgtAACGAATTATAgtaagaaaaagacgatcagcaggtatgtcagtcgatcgactgccatacccagtcgatcgacgaTCTGCGAGTGACACACCTTGTCgttctgtagaagtcagtcgatcgactgacatgcatggtcgatcgactgactacgcTGCTGATGGtaagtcttttcgtcctccaatgccaaataacttgagggaccacttgtttcgaggtacgacgactccgaaaatattgaggcaagacccaaacgctgatgggtcagtcccggttccaaagtatgacccgatgacgattaatggttcatttttgagacggtcggaagaagggtcaagctacaacaaggagaaggtagtggattttcagcctaaatcaaCTGATGCCTGTATGAGAGAGCTAGAGGAGAcggctaagttgcttctttcagctccatatccggagagattggtgccgataaaggaacaggtatcgtttaacaaatttgaaaatgttattcgtagcttaaacgtacaagtttcttttcttgaattagttaatcaagtgtctgcttacatgaaatttatgaagaaacttttgtctaaaaagaagtcacttgaaactgtgcaatctgtcgcactaactgaggagtcatgttcttatttgactgaTACTGTACCTTATAAGCTAGAAGACctaggtagtttttcagtcccatgtagtattgacaccttttctattgagaaggccttgtgtgacctaggagccagtattagtgtaatgcccttgagtcttgctaggaagttgaaattgactaggtttgcagttaccaacatgacagtacagatggctgatcgatctgcggtccagcctataggagtcttagaagacattcctgtGTAAATAGGAAAGTCCTGTtttcctgttgacttcgttgtactagatatgcccgaggatgcccacattcctatcatattgggtagaccatttctgcacactgctggtgcagttatagatgttggttcagggactctgaccttcaaagtaggtaagcattccattgtctttgcccagacagctaagaagaaagaccccatgtgtccagtcacttgtaatacggtttctgaaaagaaatcctattttgtgcttcttGATATGCCCGactctatgcctgtttctgctataacacctccgccccagattgggagcaaattggaggaagattcttctgttttggatgttgcaggagctggtttggggaaggaagagccgcatgttactccagctgtgaaggagccaatcgttcaaagaggcggcttaggatgtcttagctatggcacagatgaggagcccgatgaggagccagtcaaagtgacggagtccgacttggattttgatgagcgggaagaggtcattgattggggagatgctgaagcTGTTGATCCATTGAGTTCTGCAGATGTCGGAGATGCTGAGAGTGCCGCTGTGGAGATGAGCACTAtggaggctacttcttgtagccagaagccgagcaagtgggccattccgtggccattcttgatcaactattagttgattaagactttttcaaaaactattcattttattgtttttagactttttattgcttttgtgtgcgcgagacttcgcattttaataagtttgcttaggattttaaatgctttagactttacatttgggttttgcgccCTGCTACCCGTGGGGAGGCAGAAGAAGGGATGCTGACAATAACGGGGAGTCAGGATAGCGAGATATGGACCTTATACATTGACGGACCCTCAAATGTAAGGGGAGCTGGTGTAGGTTTGGTCCTTCAATCACCTAAAGGTGTTATGACAGTACAAGCTGTTAGGTGTGAGTTCAAAGCAACCAACAACGAAGCTGAGTATGAAGCCACTTGGGATGCAGATGGCGTCGGGGCTTAAGGTGAGGAACCTGAGGGTTTATAGTGACTCCTTACTTGTGGTGTATCATGTAAACAACGAATATGTGGCACATgattcaaagatgatagcctACTTGAAGATAGCCACAGAGCAAAAGTCAAAGTTTAGAACGTTCAAGATAACTCAGGTGCCgcgagatcagaacgtggaggcAGACGCCCTGGAAAAGTTAGGGGCCATCTTCCAGCCCACAAAACTGTCAAATATACCTATCACCCATGTATTGACCCCAGCCATCCAGAAGGAGCCAGATCAGAATCCGGTGAAAGAGGTCAGTACACATGCGATATCGCAGGAGCCGGACTCGGTTTCCATAGTAGGGCAGCAGGATCCGGATTGGAGAGTACCGTACATAAATTGGCTAAGGGATGGGACACTCCCTGAGGATAGAAAGGAAGCACAAAGTTTCAGAATAAAAGCCTCCAGATATATCTTGATTGATAACGTCCTCTTTAGAAAATCGTTGGCAGGACCATGCCTCAGGTGCTTGAACAAAGAGGAAGCAGAAACAGTGTTGCACGATGTACACGGCGGAGAATGCGGGAACCATGCTTGAGGACGGAGCCTGTCTAACAAAATCTGGAGACAGGGGTATATCTAGCCCACTATGCGCATGGATGCCATTAATCATGCCAAAGGCTGTGAGTCATGTCAAAAGGCGGCTCCAGcaatccaccagccagcagaaccaatgcatccgattatctctccatggccattcatgatgtagggcatggacatagtaggtaaGCTACCCAGGGCTCCAGGAAACAGAGTGTATATGCTGGttatgactgattacttttcaAAGTGGATTGAGGTA is a genomic window containing:
- the LOC141630159 gene encoding uncharacterized protein LOC141630159; the encoded protein is MASGLKVRNLRVYSDSLLVVYHVNNEYVAHDSKMIAYLKIATEQKSKFRTFKITQVPRDQNVEADALEKLGAIFQPTKLSNIPITHVLTPAIQKEPDQNPVKEVSTHAISQEPDSVSIVGQQDPDWRVPYINWLRDGTLPEDRKEAQSFRIKASRYILIDNVLFRKSLAGPCLRCLNKEEAETVLHDVHGGECGNHA